Proteins co-encoded in one Polaromonas vacuolata genomic window:
- a CDS encoding FmdB family zinc ribbon protein yields MPIYAYKCESCGHAKDVLQKMSDPLLTVCPECGESAFKKQLTSAGFQLKGSGWYVTDFRGDKPSSDAGDTSKTGKPADAAAPAAAAPASVAASPTTSAAPSPAAAPAASSSVSSTASSKGSS; encoded by the coding sequence ATGCCTATTTACGCTTACAAATGCGAGTCCTGCGGGCATGCCAAAGATGTGCTGCAGAAAATGTCAGATCCCCTGTTGACGGTTTGCCCTGAATGCGGCGAGTCAGCTTTTAAAAAGCAACTCACTTCAGCCGGTTTCCAGCTCAAAGGTTCGGGCTGGTATGTGACTGACTTTCGCGGCGACAAGCCGTCATCAGACGCTGGCGATACGTCCAAAACCGGTAAACCAGCCGACGCCGCTGCACCGGCTGCGGCTGCGCCCGCTAGCGTCGCAGCCAGTCCTACGACCAGCGCTGCGCCAAGTCCTGCCGCTGCACCGGCTGCATCCAGCTCGGTTTCCAGCACCGCTTCAAGCAAAGGCAGCAGCTGA
- a CDS encoding DUF502 domain-containing protein, producing the protein MTAIRKWLFAGLLVLVPLAITVWVLNWVVVTLDQTLQILPGNWHPDKLLGFHIPGFGVLLALFIVLTIGAIASNFLGKKLVSVWDLMLNRIPIVRSIYSSVKQVSDTLFSENGNAFRKALLVQWPREGVWTIGFLTGAPGGDVINHLVGDYISVYVPTTPNPTGGYFVMLKRSDCVELKMSVDEALTYVISMGVVVPGSGAFYKPK; encoded by the coding sequence ATGACAGCCATACGCAAGTGGCTGTTCGCCGGCTTGTTGGTGTTGGTGCCTTTGGCCATCACAGTCTGGGTGCTGAACTGGGTCGTGGTCACGCTAGACCAGACGCTGCAGATATTGCCGGGTAACTGGCATCCCGACAAACTGCTGGGCTTTCATATTCCTGGCTTTGGCGTTTTGCTGGCTTTGTTTATTGTGCTCACGATAGGCGCTATCGCGAGTAATTTTCTAGGCAAAAAGCTGGTTAGCGTTTGGGATTTGATGCTTAACCGCATACCTATTGTTCGCTCTATCTACTCCAGCGTTAAGCAGGTTTCTGACACGCTGTTTTCAGAAAATGGCAATGCCTTTCGCAAGGCTTTGCTAGTGCAGTGGCCGCGCGAAGGTGTCTGGACCATAGGTTTTCTGACGGGCGCCCCAGGCGGTGACGTGATTAACCACTTGGTCGGCGATTACATCAGCGTTTATGTGCCGACCACGCCGAACCCCACTGGCGGCTACTTCGTGATGCTCAAGCGCAGCGACTGCGTTGAGCTCAAGATGAGCGTTGATGAGGCGCTGACGTATGTGATTTCTATGGGCGTTGTAGTGCCCGGTAGTGGCGCTTTTTACAAGCCCAAATAG
- the aspS gene encoding aspartate--tRNA ligase — protein sequence MATSKMRSHYSGLVTEALMGQSVSLCGWVNRRRDHGGVIFVDLRDREGYVQIVCDPDRADTFAVAEGVRNEFCVQVKGIVRARPEGTVNDGLKSGKIEVLCHEMIVLNASVTPPFQLDDDNLSETTRLTHRVLDLRRPYMQNNLMLRYRVAMETRKFLDSNGFIDIETPMLTKSTPEGARDYLVPSRVNEGNFFALPQSPQLFKQLLMVAGFDRYYQITKCFRDEDLRADRQPEFTQIDIETSFMGEQEIRDMFQGMISNIFKTVLTTDLGDFPVMAYADTMHRFGSDKPDLRVSLEFTELTDVMASVDFKVFSTPATTPGGRVVGLRVPGGAEMTRGEIDGYTEFVKIYGAKGLAWIKVNEVAKGREGLQSPVVKNLNDEAIAEILLRTGAQNGDIIFFGADKAKVVNDSIGALRLKIGLSPFGKKSGIFTAGWKPLWVVDFPMFEHDEANQRWSAVHHPFTAPKDGHEDWMDTDPGKCIAKAYDMVLNGWELGGGSVRIHQAAVQNKVFSALKIGPDEAQEKFGFLLDALQYGAPPHGGLAFGLDRIVTMMTGAESIRDVIAFPKTQRAQCLLTQAPSPVDEKQLRELHIRLRNPQPE from the coding sequence ATGGCTACTTCCAAAATGCGTTCCCACTACAGCGGTCTGGTGACCGAGGCCTTGATGGGCCAAAGCGTGAGCCTGTGCGGTTGGGTGAATCGTCGGCGTGACCATGGCGGTGTGATTTTTGTTGACCTGCGCGACCGTGAAGGCTATGTGCAAATCGTTTGCGATCCGGATCGCGCTGATACCTTTGCCGTTGCCGAAGGCGTGCGCAATGAGTTTTGTGTGCAGGTCAAAGGCATTGTGCGGGCCCGCCCCGAAGGCACGGTTAACGATGGTCTGAAAAGCGGCAAGATTGAAGTGCTGTGTCACGAGATGATTGTGCTCAACGCCAGCGTGACGCCGCCGTTTCAGCTCGATGACGACAACCTGTCTGAAACCACGCGTTTGACGCACCGCGTGCTCGACTTGCGCCGCCCCTACATGCAAAACAACCTGATGCTGCGCTACCGCGTGGCGATGGAGACGCGCAAGTTTCTCGACAGCAACGGTTTCATCGACATAGAAACACCCATGCTCACCAAGAGCACACCCGAAGGCGCGCGCGATTACTTAGTCCCAAGCCGCGTCAACGAAGGCAACTTTTTTGCCTTGCCGCAAAGCCCGCAATTGTTCAAACAGCTTTTGATGGTCGCCGGTTTTGACCGCTACTACCAAATCACCAAATGCTTTCGCGACGAAGACTTGCGCGCCGATCGCCAACCAGAATTCACGCAGATTGATATTGAGACGTCCTTCATGGGCGAGCAAGAAATCCGCGACATGTTCCAAGGCATGATTAGCAACATTTTCAAAACCGTGTTGACAACTGACTTGGGTGACTTCCCGGTCATGGCTTACGCCGACACCATGCACCGCTTCGGCTCGGATAAACCCGACCTGCGCGTGAGTCTTGAATTTACCGAACTCACCGACGTGATGGCCAGCGTTGACTTCAAAGTCTTTAGCACCCCAGCGACTACACCGGGTGGCCGTGTCGTCGGTCTGCGTGTGCCGGGCGGTGCCGAGATGACTCGCGGTGAGATCGACGGCTATACCGAATTCGTCAAGATTTACGGCGCCAAAGGCTTGGCTTGGATCAAGGTCAACGAAGTTGCCAAGGGCCGTGAGGGCTTGCAAAGCCCAGTCGTGAAAAACCTTAACGATGAAGCGATTGCCGAGATTTTGCTGCGCACTGGCGCGCAAAACGGCGACATTATTTTCTTTGGTGCCGACAAGGCCAAGGTGGTTAACGACAGCATTGGCGCGCTGCGCTTGAAAATTGGCCTGAGCCCGTTTGGCAAAAAGTCCGGCATCTTTACCGCCGGCTGGAAGCCACTTTGGGTGGTGGACTTCCCGATGTTCGAGCATGACGAAGCCAATCAGCGCTGGAGCGCGGTGCATCATCCCTTTACCGCGCCAAAAGACGGCCATGAGGACTGGATGGACACCGATCCCGGTAAGTGCATCGCTAAGGCTTACGACATGGTTCTCAATGGCTGGGAGTTGGGCGGCGGATCAGTACGTATTCACCAAGCTGCGGTGCAAAACAAAGTCTTTAGCGCGCTCAAAATTGGCCCGGACGAAGCGCAAGAAAAGTTTGGCTTCCTGCTCGATGCGCTGCAATACGGCGCACCACCGCACGGTGGTTTGGCTTTTGGTCTGGACCGCATCGTCACCATGATGACGGGCGCAGAGTCGATTCGCGACGTGATTGCTTTCCCCAAGACCCAGCGCGCTCAATGTTTGCTCACGCAAGCGCCAAGCCCGGTCGATGAGAAACAGTTGCGCGAATTGCATATCCGCCTGCGTAACCCGCAGCCAGAGTAA
- the clsB gene encoding cardiolipin synthase ClsB: protein MSLAPSLSSPPELELLQGGEEFFPALIAAIDGAAQWVQFETYIFDLHGAGALVAESLIRAASRGVTVQVLVDGIGTEPISQVWQKKFSASGIAWCVYSPLAAGLGGFGILVPDRWRRLHRKLCVVDQRLLFCGGINVLDDFYDPNYGELAHARFDFALAATGPLVADAVDAMALLWWRVQAGYSARQRHLSAAWERVKAAGYGGRVDASALSPAKPSRAGQRRLVPRPGTKAVLVLRDNLRNRGSIEKAYLRAINNSRQEILIANAYFLPGGRLRRALVRAAKRGVKVTLLLQGRYEYFMQYHAARPVYDKLLSVGIELYEYEKSFLHAKVAVIDSHWATVGSSNLDPLSLLLAREANVVVEDVAFATDLRTRLLAAIASQGRRIDAVTYSQRPLGQRLLGRIAYALMRLAIFVTGQRY, encoded by the coding sequence ATGTCTTTAGCGCCGTCTTTGTCCAGCCCGCCCGAGCTTGAGTTGCTCCAAGGCGGGGAAGAATTTTTCCCGGCTCTGATCGCCGCGATAGACGGCGCTGCCCAGTGGGTCCAATTTGAGACCTATATTTTTGATTTGCACGGCGCAGGCGCACTGGTGGCAGAGTCTTTGATACGTGCTGCTAGCCGCGGCGTGACGGTACAGGTTTTAGTCGACGGCATCGGTACCGAGCCCATCAGTCAAGTCTGGCAAAAAAAGTTCAGCGCCAGCGGCATTGCGTGGTGTGTGTATTCGCCGTTGGCTGCTGGTTTGGGTGGTTTTGGGATTTTGGTGCCGGATCGTTGGCGTCGGCTGCACCGCAAACTTTGCGTGGTCGATCAACGGCTTTTGTTTTGCGGCGGCATTAATGTGCTGGACGATTTTTACGACCCTAATTATGGGGAGTTAGCGCATGCGCGCTTTGACTTTGCCCTCGCAGCAACTGGCCCGCTGGTAGCCGATGCGGTCGATGCCATGGCTTTGCTATGGTGGCGCGTACAGGCCGGCTATAGCGCACGCCAGCGGCATTTGAGTGCGGCCTGGGAGCGGGTTAAAGCCGCCGGCTATGGTGGCCGTGTGGATGCCTCTGCGTTATCGCCCGCCAAGCCCTCACGCGCAGGCCAGCGGCGTTTGGTGCCGCGGCCCGGCACCAAGGCCGTGCTGGTGCTGCGCGACAACCTTAGAAATCGCGGCAGCATAGAAAAAGCTTACCTGCGCGCCATCAACAACTCACGCCAAGAAATACTGATTGCGAATGCCTACTTTTTGCCCGGCGGCCGGCTAAGGCGTGCGCTGGTCAGAGCGGCCAAACGCGGCGTTAAGGTCACGCTGCTGCTGCAAGGACGCTACGAGTATTTCATGCAATACCATGCGGCCCGACCGGTATACGACAAGCTGCTCAGTGTTGGCATTGAACTGTATGAATATGAAAAAAGTTTTTTGCATGCCAAGGTCGCAGTGATCGACAGCCATTGGGCGACGGTGGGCTCGTCTAATCTTGATCCTTTGAGTTTGCTGCTCGCACGTGAGGCCAATGTGGTGGTTGAAGACGTGGCTTTTGCGACTGACTTGCGCACTCGGTTACTCGCCGCAATTGCCAGTCAAGGCCGGCGCATAGACGCTGTCACTTATTCCCAACGTCCACTTGGTCAACGCCTATTGGGCCGTATCGCTTACGCCTTGATGCGTTTAGCGATTTTCGTCACTGGTCAGCGTTATTAG
- a CDS encoding ligase-associated DNA damage response exonuclease, whose protein sequence is MQDLVIQRPEGLYCPAGDFYIDPHRKVERAVITHAHADHARTGHAHYLAATPSEGVLRARLGQGVALQSLDYGAQISHHGVRVSLHPAGHVLGSAQVRLEHRGQIWVVSGDYKIAADPTCAAFESQRCDVFITESTFGLPIYRWQPDAQVFAGINAWWAANAAQNRTSVLLCYSFGKAQRILSGVDASIAPIVVHCAVQTLNHAYRAAGVKLPDTHLASGNPSDMNRALVLCPPGAAAGPWLKQFDHPSIAFASGWMLLRGAKKRAGYAQGFVLSDHADWPGLMTAIEASGASRIIVNHGSVPVLVRYLSERGLDAQAFKKEAGERAMHDESGDAAGLGFFDAVSGSDSGAAGDSPEVKA, encoded by the coding sequence ATGCAAGATTTGGTGATTCAAAGACCCGAGGGCTTGTATTGCCCGGCCGGTGATTTCTACATAGACCCGCACCGCAAGGTCGAGCGCGCTGTCATCACCCACGCGCATGCCGACCATGCGCGTACTGGACACGCTCATTACCTAGCGGCCACACCGTCCGAGGGTGTGCTGCGCGCGCGCTTGGGGCAGGGCGTAGCGCTACAGAGTCTGGACTACGGTGCGCAAATTAGTCACCACGGCGTTCGTGTGTCTTTGCACCCGGCCGGCCATGTGCTGGGCTCGGCTCAAGTGCGGCTTGAGCATCGCGGTCAAATTTGGGTGGTGAGCGGCGACTACAAGATAGCAGCTGACCCGACTTGTGCTGCATTTGAGTCGCAACGCTGCGATGTTTTCATCACTGAATCGACTTTTGGTCTACCGATTTACCGCTGGCAACCCGACGCCCAAGTGTTTGCTGGCATTAACGCTTGGTGGGCCGCTAACGCAGCGCAAAACCGCACCAGCGTTTTGCTCTGCTATAGCTTTGGCAAGGCGCAGCGGATTTTGAGCGGCGTCGATGCCTCAATAGCGCCCATCGTTGTGCATTGCGCGGTGCAAACTTTGAACCACGCCTACCGTGCCGCCGGTGTGAAGCTACCGGACACCCATTTGGCCAGCGGTAACCCGTCAGACATGAACCGCGCCTTGGTGTTATGTCCGCCGGGTGCGGCGGCGGGGCCGTGGCTAAAGCAGTTTGACCACCCCAGCATCGCCTTTGCCAGCGGCTGGATGCTGCTGCGCGGCGCTAAAAAGCGCGCCGGTTATGCGCAAGGTTTTGTGCTCAGCGATCATGCGGATTGGCCTGGTTTGATGACGGCAATTGAGGCCAGTGGCGCTAGCCGCATCATCGTCAACCACGGCAGTGTGCCAGTGCTGGTGCGCTATCTGAGTGAGCGCGGTCTAGACGCCCAAGCGTTTAAAAAAGAGGCCGGCGAGCGCGCCATGCATGACGAATCTGGGGACGCTGCTGGTCTTGGATTTTTTGATGCCGTCTCTGGTTCTGACTCGGGTGCTGCAGGCGATAGCCCAGAGGTCAAAGCATGA
- a CDS encoding ATP-dependent DNA ligase (catalyzes the ATP-dependent formation of a phosphodiester at the site of a single strand break in duplex DNA) — MKLFARLCEALESPASSAKQAALADYFAAAEPADAAWAVYLLTGGKLGKLVDLKLLRALACQQAGIADWLFETCYQSVGDLAETIALILPTTAFSSELADAGLAFWIQARLLPLRGLPDADAASRLAKDWQALDVQGRWLLLKLASGGFRCAASILAVQHALAAQHGLDPALIAQRMPAYRQAKSLPTAAAYLELVALPASVQNPVHAGQPYPFATSHSLPIAQAVLAPQLDLSFEPDLGLAQLGPVSDWQAEWQYAGLRGQLVKRGGQVWLWSTGAALVSQHFPEIIALAHCLPDGTVLDGEILAWSATQDKPASRLLLRQRMGRKTRGKISAEPEMVFMAFDLLEVAGRDWRQQSQQSRRQQLEQLLVGTAMRVSKVLPAHDWAGLDAMRCAIRGRPQNQEEGEKSGEDALLGVNGVNGVVGVTGLILKNKHMAYATESWWQWQAPAMCINGVLVYAQASQASQSGVGCDYSFAVWSRAPRDSAEVQSVLDAITQGQALTGPNALQLLTFTKVNTGLSATGFKQLERLIRQTTVAKFGPVRSLRPSLVCELAFDSIDASARHKSGVVLEGARLLRMRPELALSQAGLSSGLTALLEASVSLSKVP; from the coding sequence ATGAAGCTTTTCGCGCGCCTGTGTGAGGCGCTTGAAAGCCCGGCTAGCAGCGCCAAGCAGGCTGCGCTAGCCGACTACTTCGCCGCTGCTGAGCCCGCAGACGCGGCTTGGGCGGTTTATTTGTTAACCGGTGGCAAGCTGGGCAAACTGGTTGATTTGAAGTTGCTACGCGCGCTAGCTTGCCAGCAAGCGGGTATTGCCGACTGGCTGTTTGAGACTTGCTACCAGTCGGTCGGCGATTTGGCGGAAACCATTGCGCTGATTTTGCCGACTACGGCCTTTAGTTCTGAGTTGGCAGATGCGGGGCTGGCTTTTTGGATTCAAGCGCGTTTGCTGCCACTGCGCGGACTGCCGGATGCCGATGCAGCCAGCCGGCTCGCCAAAGACTGGCAAGCGCTGGACGTTCAAGGCCGCTGGCTGCTGCTCAAGCTCGCAAGCGGTGGCTTTCGCTGTGCTGCGAGTATTTTGGCGGTGCAACACGCGCTGGCGGCGCAGCACGGTCTTGATCCGGCTTTAATCGCCCAACGCATGCCGGCTTACCGGCAGGCTAAAAGTCTGCCGACGGCGGCGGCCTACTTGGAATTGGTTGCGCTGCCGGCATCCGTTCAAAACCCGGTTCACGCCGGTCAGCCCTATCCTTTCGCGACCAGCCACTCTTTGCCGATAGCGCAAGCTGTGCTGGCGCCGCAGTTGGATTTGAGCTTTGAGCCTGATTTAGGACTGGCACAACTTGGCCCGGTCAGCGATTGGCAGGCCGAATGGCAATATGCGGGATTGCGGGGCCAACTGGTTAAGCGCGGCGGTCAGGTCTGGCTGTGGTCAACCGGCGCGGCTTTAGTCAGCCAACATTTCCCTGAAATTATTGCGCTGGCCCATTGCCTACCTGATGGCACGGTATTGGATGGTGAGATATTGGCGTGGTCAGCAACACAAGACAAGCCAGCCAGCCGGCTATTGCTGCGCCAGCGTATGGGCCGTAAGACGCGAGGCAAAATCTCTGCCGAACCGGAGATGGTTTTTATGGCTTTTGACTTGCTTGAAGTCGCTGGTCGGGATTGGCGTCAGCAGTCCCAGCAAAGCCGCCGTCAGCAACTAGAGCAATTGCTGGTCGGCACGGCGATGCGTGTGTCTAAAGTACTGCCTGCCCATGACTGGGCTGGGCTGGATGCCATGCGCTGCGCTATTCGTGGGCGACCCCAAAACCAAGAAGAGGGCGAAAAAAGTGGCGAAGACGCATTGCTGGGCGTGAATGGGGTGAATGGTGTTGTGGGCGTTACCGGGCTAATCCTGAAAAATAAGCATATGGCCTACGCTACTGAGTCTTGGTGGCAGTGGCAGGCTCCGGCTATGTGCATCAATGGCGTGCTGGTTTATGCCCAAGCCAGCCAAGCCAGTCAATCCGGCGTTGGCTGCGACTACAGCTTTGCAGTCTGGAGCCGCGCGCCGCGTGACTCGGCTGAGGTGCAAAGTGTGCTTGACGCTATCACCCAAGGCCAGGCGCTGACCGGGCCGAATGCTTTGCAGCTACTGACGTTTACCAAGGTCAACACGGGCTTGAGCGCGACTGGCTTCAAGCAACTAGAACGCCTGATTCGCCAGACCACGGTCGCCAAGTTCGGCCCGGTACGCAGCCTTAGACCAAGCTTGGTTTGCGAGCTGGCTTTTGATTCTATTGATGCCAGTGCGCGCCACAAAAGCGGTGTTGTGCTGGAGGGCGCGCGGCTGCTGCGAATGCGACCTGAACTGGCGCTTTCACAGGCCGGACTATCCAGCGGTCTGACAGCGCTGTTAGAAGCGTCTGTAAGTCTTTCAAAAGTCCCTTGA
- the folE gene encoding GTP cyclohydrolase I has protein sequence MLMKSDTPLRETTDEGVPVSVKIRERITASRKRYNANDNIAQFIEPGELDHLLDEVEEKMKGVLASMVIDTENDHNTQNTARRVAKMYLTEVFKGRYLPVPAITEFPNAEHLNELMIVGPITVRSACSHHFCPVIGKIWIGVLPNEHTNVIGLSKYARLAEWVMGRPQIQEEAVVQLADLIQDKTSPDGLAIVMEASHFCMGWRGVKDMESKMINSVMRGVFLKDPNLRREFLALLPKNSSN, from the coding sequence ATGCTTATGAAATCCGACACGCCCTTGCGTGAAACCACTGATGAAGGCGTTCCCGTATCTGTCAAGATTCGCGAACGCATCACCGCTTCTCGCAAGCGCTACAACGCCAATGACAACATTGCGCAATTCATTGAACCCGGAGAGCTCGATCACTTGCTCGACGAAGTCGAGGAAAAAATGAAAGGTGTATTGGCCAGCATGGTGATTGACACCGAAAATGACCACAACACCCAAAATACCGCGCGCCGGGTCGCCAAGATGTACCTGACAGAGGTCTTTAAAGGCCGTTACCTGCCAGTACCGGCGATTACCGAATTCCCGAATGCTGAGCATTTGAATGAGTTGATGATTGTTGGCCCCATCACCGTGCGCAGCGCCTGCTCACACCACTTTTGCCCGGTTATTGGCAAGATCTGGATTGGTGTGTTGCCTAATGAACACACGAATGTGATTGGTCTGTCTAAATACGCACGCCTAGCCGAATGGGTCATGGGTAGACCGCAGATTCAGGAAGAAGCGGTTGTGCAATTGGCCGACTTAATTCAAGATAAAACGTCTCCTGACGGTCTGGCCATCGTGATGGAAGCGAGTCACTTTTGCATGGGTTGGCGCGGTGTCAAGGACATGGAAAGCAAGATGATTAACTCCGTCATGCGCGGCGTGTTTCTTAAAGATCCCAATTTGCGGCGCGAATTCCTCGCGTTGCTGCCTAAAAACTCAAGCAACTGA
- a CDS encoding BLUF domain-containing protein, with amino-acid sequence MLVRLLYASRQSDPSTSATESILSQSRSHNMASGITGILCYGGDIFLQALEGGRKQVSELYGVIQKDPRHKDVELLLYEEITERRFGGWTMGQVNVAKLNMSVLLKYSETPELNPYSVSGKVSLALLEELMATAAIIGRA; translated from the coding sequence ATGTTAGTACGCCTTTTATACGCCAGCCGCCAGTCGGATCCGTCCACTTCGGCCACCGAGTCCATACTGTCCCAGTCGCGCAGCCACAACATGGCCAGCGGCATTACCGGCATTCTTTGCTACGGCGGCGACATCTTCTTGCAAGCCCTAGAAGGTGGACGCAAACAAGTGAGCGAGCTCTACGGCGTGATCCAAAAAGACCCGCGCCACAAGGACGTGGAACTACTGTTGTACGAGGAAATCACTGAGCGCCGCTTTGGCGGATGGACTATGGGCCAAGTCAATGTGGCCAAGCTCAATATGTCAGTGCTGCTCAAGTACTCCGAGACCCCTGAACTCAATCCGTATTCAGTGTCCGGCAAGGTCTCTCTGGCTTTACTGGAAGAGCTGATGGCGACCGCAGCCATCATTGGCCGCGCTTAA
- a CDS encoding DUF429 domain-containing protein, with translation MPPTDRPSPDFLLGCDFSSSPTRSKPIVLALGQQSQGRVQLQKLEFLPSLQSFEDWLGLPQHWLGAFDLPFGLPRELVLNLGWPSVWVELIKHYESLSREEIRNAFAGFCDARPVGGKFAHRATDIPAGSSPSMKWVNPPVAFMLHAGVPRLVKMGVHLPGLKDGDLQRVALEGYPGLLARELIGRRSYKSDDKAKQTPDRLIARKDLITALEYGQSRLALRLKLTHAQRDSLVDDAKGDSLDAVLCLMQAAWAERQHRQGAKCFGLPADVDSLEGWVITA, from the coding sequence TTGCCGCCCACTGACAGGCCATCCCCAGACTTTTTATTGGGCTGTGATTTCTCCAGTAGCCCAACCCGCAGCAAACCCATAGTGCTGGCGCTGGGTCAGCAAAGCCAAGGCCGGGTACAGCTACAAAAACTGGAGTTTCTTCCGTCTCTACAAAGTTTCGAAGACTGGCTGGGCTTGCCGCAGCATTGGCTAGGCGCTTTTGATTTACCTTTTGGCTTGCCACGTGAACTGGTGCTTAATTTGGGCTGGCCCTCAGTCTGGGTTGAGCTCATCAAACATTACGAAAGCTTGAGCCGCGAAGAGATACGCAATGCTTTCGCCGGTTTTTGTGATGCCAGACCGGTAGGTGGAAAATTCGCCCATCGCGCCACCGATATTCCTGCAGGTTCTAGCCCTTCTATGAAATGGGTAAACCCGCCAGTTGCTTTTATGCTGCATGCCGGCGTGCCAAGGCTAGTCAAGATGGGCGTTCATTTACCCGGTCTTAAAGATGGTGATCTTCAGCGCGTCGCGCTAGAAGGTTATCCGGGTCTATTAGCCCGTGAGCTTATCGGCAGACGTTCTTACAAGAGCGATGACAAAGCCAAGCAAACGCCTGACCGCCTCATTGCCCGCAAGGACTTGATCACCGCTTTAGAGTATGGTCAAAGTCGTTTGGCGTTAAGGCTTAAGCTGACGCACGCTCAGCGCGATAGTTTGGTCGATGATGCCAAGGGCGATAGTTTGGATGCCGTGCTTTGTCTGATGCAAGCTGCTTGGGCAGAGCGCCAGCACCGGCAAGGAGCAAAGTGTTTTGGCCTACCCGCTGACGTCGATTCGCTTGAAGGCTGGGTCATTACAGCTTGA
- a CDS encoding CsbD family protein, which produces MNKDQVQGRVDQGIGKLKEAVGKAVGNESLRGEGLADQAEGKLKSGLADTKESIKDKAKDFIDKL; this is translated from the coding sequence ATGAACAAAGATCAAGTGCAAGGTCGTGTTGACCAAGGGATAGGCAAACTCAAGGAGGCCGTTGGCAAGGCGGTTGGCAACGAAAGTCTGCGGGGCGAAGGCCTAGCCGATCAGGCTGAAGGTAAGCTCAAGTCTGGGCTGGCAGACACCAAGGAGTCCATTAAGGACAAAGCCAAAGATTTCATTGACAAACTTTGA
- a CDS encoding BON domain-containing protein: MQLKTSRHHRNALALAGSLLALMALGACGNPIDDQAVARHTEQAAKKAIDKSKAMTEQSIAYASGLMSNAAQKAQVMGAEAAIAAGKVVDDAVITTIISAGLAKDAQLNKTKIDVTTSAGVVTLTGSSPNAELKNKAAELVKNTIGVKSVDNQLVLQNS, translated from the coding sequence ATGCAATTGAAAACATCACGCCATCACCGTAACGCTTTGGCTTTGGCCGGCTCACTGTTAGCGCTAATGGCGCTGGGCGCATGCGGCAATCCTATTGATGACCAAGCTGTCGCTCGTCATACCGAGCAGGCTGCTAAGAAGGCCATTGACAAGAGCAAAGCGATGACCGAGCAGTCAATCGCTTATGCCAGTGGCCTCATGAGTAACGCGGCTCAAAAGGCGCAAGTAATGGGTGCTGAGGCCGCCATCGCAGCAGGCAAGGTAGTCGATGATGCCGTCATTACCACCATCATCAGTGCCGGCTTGGCCAAAGATGCGCAATTGAATAAAACCAAAATTGATGTCACGACTAGTGCTGGCGTTGTCACTTTGACAGGTTCATCGCCGAATGCCGAGCTGAAAAATAAAGCTGCCGAATTGGTTAAAAATACAATTGGTGTGAAGTCTGTTGACAATCAGTTGGTGCTTCAAAATAGTTAA
- a CDS encoding BON domain-containing protein — MKYVRAIAFAALAGITIISAGCAVERGQSTAGAYVDDAAITTTVKAKFVQDTVVSANAISVETLNGTVQLSGFAKSSNEKERAEMLARGVKNVRSIQNNIVIRP; from the coding sequence ATGAAATACGTACGCGCTATTGCATTTGCAGCCCTTGCCGGTATCACCATTATTTCAGCCGGTTGCGCCGTCGAACGCGGCCAATCAACCGCTGGCGCATATGTTGATGATGCAGCGATCACCACCACCGTGAAGGCTAAATTCGTACAAGACACCGTGGTTAGCGCGAACGCTATCAGCGTTGAAACGCTCAATGGCACGGTGCAACTTTCTGGTTTTGCAAAATCCAGCAACGAAAAAGAACGTGCAGAAATGCTTGCTCGCGGCGTGAAAAATGTTCGTTCTATCCAGAACAACATTGTTATCCGTCCTTAA